In one window of Cellulophaga sp. HaHa_2_95 DNA:
- a CDS encoding M13 family metallopeptidase, whose product MKNNVIIALFGICLISSCKEEKKEPIAEAPSRGIILANMDTTVSAKENFYEFVNGNWLKNTEIPDDRSSWGGFSVLRKSTDADVLEIIKKAEASNKYAASTDQAKALFIFNSKLDTVARNELGVKPLMPTIEAINNVKDLKEMQTLLVTNPTANSPFLSISVFANLGNSKMNAVYLGENGLGLPDRDYYLDQDSKSKEIREKYVAHISKMLQYIGITAAQSQEDAKKILAMETSLATPRLDKVASRDARNFNNPKTVSVAQSLIPAISLTKMMEDMGVKKQVDTLIVTQPKYIQELNSFFEKTSLEDLKKLVIWDTLNSAAGRLTTEIETVDWEFYSQYLSGDKKQRPADERALATVNSSVGEALGKLYVDEMFPPEAKAKAETMIHNIIAAFQSRIKVLDWMSDSTKIKAVEKLDKFTVKIGYPDKWEDYSTMEVTKENSYFDNLLAITDWNLQKNLSKIGEPVDRTEWGMSPQTVNAYFNPLNNEIVFPAAILQPPFYDYLADDAVNYGGIGAVIGHEISHAFDDSGARFDANGNLVNWWTDEDLAKFTERSGALADQYDQIEVLDSVHINGKFTLGENIGDLGGVLGAYDGLQAYFKENGKPDPIDGFTAEQRFFMSWATVWRTLSREDALRTQIKTDPHSPGKYRATQPLLNIDSFYEAFDIQAGDPMYLAPEKRVRIW is encoded by the coding sequence ATGAAAAACAATGTTATTATTGCGCTTTTCGGTATTTGTCTAATTTCTTCTTGTAAGGAAGAGAAAAAAGAACCAATTGCCGAAGCACCTTCAAGAGGTATCATCTTAGCAAATATGGATACCACCGTGAGTGCAAAGGAAAATTTCTATGAATTTGTAAATGGTAATTGGTTGAAAAACACCGAAATTCCAGATGATAGATCTAGTTGGGGAGGTTTCAGTGTACTAAGAAAATCTACCGATGCAGACGTTCTTGAAATTATAAAAAAAGCAGAAGCTAGTAACAAATATGCAGCGTCGACAGATCAGGCAAAAGCGTTGTTTATATTTAATTCAAAATTAGATACTGTAGCAAGAAATGAGTTAGGAGTCAAACCTTTAATGCCTACTATAGAAGCTATCAATAATGTAAAAGACCTTAAAGAGATGCAAACTCTATTGGTGACTAACCCAACAGCTAATTCTCCTTTTTTAAGCATCAGTGTTTTTGCTAATTTAGGAAATAGTAAAATGAATGCTGTATACTTAGGGGAGAACGGTTTAGGCTTACCAGATCGTGATTACTATTTAGATCAAGATTCTAAGTCTAAAGAAATAAGAGAAAAATATGTAGCGCATATTTCTAAAATGCTTCAGTATATAGGTATAACTGCAGCGCAGTCTCAAGAAGATGCAAAAAAAATTCTTGCGATGGAGACAAGTTTAGCAACTCCTAGATTGGATAAAGTGGCAAGTAGAGATGCTAGAAACTTTAATAATCCTAAAACAGTTTCAGTTGCTCAGAGTCTTATTCCTGCAATCAGTCTTACCAAAATGATGGAGGATATGGGTGTGAAAAAGCAAGTAGATACTTTAATTGTTACGCAGCCTAAATATATTCAAGAGTTGAATTCTTTTTTTGAAAAAACATCCTTAGAGGATCTTAAGAAATTAGTGATTTGGGATACTTTAAATAGTGCCGCTGGAAGACTAACAACAGAAATTGAAACGGTAGATTGGGAGTTTTATAGCCAATATTTAAGTGGTGATAAAAAACAACGCCCTGCAGATGAGAGAGCTTTGGCCACAGTTAATTCTTCTGTGGGAGAGGCTTTAGGGAAATTGTATGTAGATGAAATGTTTCCTCCAGAGGCAAAAGCTAAAGCAGAAACTATGATACATAATATCATTGCTGCTTTTCAATCAAGAATCAAAGTTCTAGATTGGATGAGTGATTCTACGAAAATTAAAGCTGTTGAGAAATTAGATAAATTCACGGTAAAAATAGGATATCCTGATAAGTGGGAAGATTATTCTACAATGGAAGTAACTAAGGAAAATAGCTATTTTGATAACTTATTAGCTATTACTGATTGGAACTTGCAAAAAAATCTTTCCAAAATAGGAGAGCCTGTAGATCGCACAGAGTGGGGAATGTCTCCACAAACGGTAAATGCTTATTTTAATCCTTTAAATAATGAGATTGTTTTTCCTGCAGCAATACTACAACCGCCATTTTATGATTACTTAGCAGATGATGCTGTAAATTATGGAGGAATTGGAGCGGTAATAGGTCATGAAATATCTCATGCCTTTGATGATAGCGGTGCCCGTTTTGATGCTAATGGAAATCTTGTAAATTGGTGGACAGATGAAGATTTGGCTAAGTTTACAGAACGTAGTGGGGCATTAGCAGATCAATATGATCAAATAGAAGTTTTGGATAGCGTGCATATTAATGGCAAATTTACTTTAGGTGAGAATATTGGAGATTTGGGAGGTGTTTTAGGAGCTTATGACGGTTTACAAGCTTACTTTAAAGAAAACGGTAAGCCAGATCCAATTGATGGATTTACGGCAGAGCAGCGTTTCTTTATGTCTTGGGCTACGGTTTGGCGTACGTTAAGTAGGGAAGATGCCTTGCGTACCCAAATTAAAACAGATCCTCATTCTCCAGGTAAATATAGAGCTACGCAACCGTTGTTAAATATAGATTCTTTTTATGAGGCCTTTGATATTCAAGCGGGAGATCCAATGTATCTAGCTCCAGAAAAGCGTGTTAGAATTTGGTAG
- a CDS encoding peptidylprolyl isomerase, with protein sequence MKDGIYAKFNTSKGEILVKLTHDKTPGTVGNFVALAEGNLENKVKPQGTPYYDGIKFHRVIPDFMIQGGCPQGTGTGDAGYKFDDEFHVDLKHDGPGVLSMANAGPGTNGSQFFITHIATPWLDNKHTVFGNVVEGQDIVDAIQQGDKIESLEIVRVGAEAEAFNAVEAFRTFEGSREKRIAEERSKKAAELDEISAGFEETASGLRYKIIQKGNGKKAEAGMQVSVHYEGSLISGTVFDSSYKRKEPIDFQVGVGQVIKGWDEGICLLQVGDKARFVIPSDLGYGSAGAGGVIPPNATLIFDVELMKVS encoded by the coding sequence ATGAAAGACGGAATCTACGCAAAATTCAATACTTCAAAAGGAGAGATTTTAGTAAAACTAACTCACGACAAAACACCTGGAACAGTTGGTAATTTTGTTGCCTTAGCAGAAGGTAATTTAGAAAATAAAGTAAAGCCTCAAGGAACACCTTATTATGATGGAATTAAATTTCATAGAGTAATTCCAGATTTCATGATTCAAGGAGGATGTCCTCAAGGAACAGGAACGGGTGATGCCGGATATAAGTTTGATGATGAATTTCATGTAGATTTAAAACATGATGGTCCTGGAGTCTTATCAATGGCAAATGCAGGTCCTGGTACTAACGGGAGCCAGTTTTTTATTACACATATTGCAACACCATGGTTAGACAACAAGCACACCGTTTTTGGTAATGTTGTTGAAGGTCAAGATATAGTTGATGCCATACAGCAAGGTGATAAAATTGAGTCTTTAGAAATTGTAAGAGTAGGAGCAGAGGCAGAGGCATTCAATGCAGTTGAGGCGTTTAGAACATTTGAAGGTTCAAGAGAAAAAAGAATAGCAGAAGAAAGATCAAAAAAAGCTGCTGAATTGGATGAGATTTCTGCTGGCTTTGAAGAGACAGCAAGCGGGCTACGTTACAAGATTATTCAAAAAGGGAATGGTAAGAAAGCAGAAGCAGGAATGCAGGTTTCTGTTCATTATGAAGGATCTTTGATTAGCGGAACTGTTTTTGATTCTTCTTATAAGAGAAAAGAGCCAATAGATTTTCAAGTAGGTGTAGGCCAAGTTATCAAAGGTTGGGATGAAGGTATTTGTTTATTACAAGTTGGTGATAAAGCTAGATTTGTAATTCCTTCAGATTTAGGATACGGAAGTGCAGGTGCAGGAGGTGTAATTCCACCAAATGCTACATTGATATTTGATGTAGAATTGATGAAAGTTAGTTAA